Sequence from the Nitrospinaceae bacterium genome:
AAATTTAAGTCTATTCTGCAATGGTTTTCCTTAAAATTTTAATGAGGTGATGGTATGAAAAGTGAGCGAAGCATATTAAATTTGATTCTGGCTACTGTGGCCCTTTTTGTGTTTTCAGCCCCGCAAGCGATCATGGCTGGTGAAACTCAGGTCACCAAAGATTTGAAACAAACGATCGATCAGGTCATTGAGATTGTCAATGACGAGAAGCTGAAACAGGATCCGAAAGCCCGGCGGGAACTTCTTCGCGACACCATTAACGAACGTTTCAATTACAATCAAATGGCCGTTCGGGCGCTTGCTGAAAACTGGAACCCCAGAACCCCCGAAGAGAGGAAAGAGTTCACCGAAATGTTCCAGAAGCTTTTGGAACGTTCTTACGCTAAAAAAATTGAAACCTTTGGCAGTGGAAAAGTGGACTACAAAGATGAAGTGATTAAAGGCAAGTACGCGATGGTGAAGACCACCGTGGAACAACGAGGGAAATCCGTCAGCCTGGATTATAAATTGATTCAGGAAAATGGCGAGTGGAAAGTCTATGACTTTGTGGTCAAGGGAGTCAGTGTGATCCGTAATTACCGCAACCAGTTTTCGAAAACGCTCAAAAATCAATCCTTCAGCGAACTAATGAAGAAAATGG
This genomic interval carries:
- a CDS encoding toluene tolerance protein — translated: MKSERSILNLILATVALFVFSAPQAIMAGETQVTKDLKQTIDQVIEIVNDEKLKQDPKARRELLRDTINERFNYNQMAVRALAENWNPRTPEERKEFTEMFQKLLERSYAKKIETFGSGKVDYKDEVIKGKYAMVKTTVEQRGKSVSLDYKLIQENGEWKVYDFVVKGVSVIRNYRNQFSKTLKNQSFSELMKKMEATEEENTI